In Nymphaea colorata isolate Beijing-Zhang1983 chromosome 3, ASM883128v2, whole genome shotgun sequence, a genomic segment contains:
- the LOC116251483 gene encoding uncharacterized protein LOC116251483 isoform X4 gives MQQFHSSFVIAQSNPLLGAVIYALDNPMGSLSTTFEATQALVKLVSQMSDNMRTLSSMWAPPIYRRLLSLDKKERDMSIRCLQKVKSCILPPLPTLSKVVSADIQQKLLYQLDALLQQSGCKVHAIQAWGWLIRLLGFYTIKHRRLLNQLLKVPEKTFSDNDPQVQIASQVAWEALIDVFVQFHLPMIQEQTGKFDDDLQEKGVSLKLSHQLTDPRGGKHSSTEGSTSDCQSQFSRFQKIIKLLMKPLVGIMSSRCSITVHLSCLKTWCYLLHKLVLLVNCASLIPLVLEPMLLVVFQKGPDNKSYCIWKSCIDLFDDFISSKVKVHNDENVGVDLTPVNITSGDANMWKNYSIKWMSWDLKMLNFNLRMIQSIVPSVLKQNTSSEVAKMASAAVLQLFCSVLKGVKIEFQQLSQPFSSILLSLNMILTFIKDWYEDVTGKFANCFHQELHYATLQLLQTAIEELPDSILSSPLYEFRLDIKMINNLWSADVIQNVRGHLSGISMMLCMDAVSPISFCVLLYLIVGATYSSSITGEILFTKMEKFSQIAFSVVDPIQNLHAVVEMQYIYMFKSVTNGLYWLKVWKVFAKSLKERFDKVISSPFVITETHLHLLVYYLCFPLEMSSSTCLLMTADDDESTGKHVFTSENKHELELIMDTWKSLYDSVNHVIKDRCTKIHFSEGLCQRLLAIVNGRDKMNAVLQSFTFLWFYGEMAIHVLNQVRMPGALSQQRRQQKGDKRNSLEFVARFLQFSLTFVETIQRVDCSTVSRVCTAVCNLLIHLETKDDILLFMEVFSEALVQSLSSFSMLSTNAQVQSLASQIENMWIQLLDCMERSHPPLIYDSSLLHLQAPLLFAGLDHSHATIANATISFWNRTYAKGISLSYPSCLLPVLDKLSRGGKLHLRKIPDEFEAAETSSGPKWLTVTATQKKNSKRVSFMKDDKNVEFVKVPALGLKRKKMELTEHQREVKRLQQGRGRDCMGHGPGLKTYTSMDFSQGNEHSQDTEEPLDADAILKKLRMGS, from the exons ATGCAACAATTCCACTCTTCTTTTGTGATAGCACAGTCAAACCCTTTGTTAGGGGCTGTAATTTATGCCCTCGACAATCCAATGGGGTCTCTATCAACGACGTTTGAAGCAACCCAG GCCTTGGTAAAGTTGGTATCTCAAATGAGTGACAATATGAGAACTCTGTCCAGCATGTGGGCTCCACCAATATATAGGAGACTTTTGAGCTTGGACAAAAAGGAGAGAGATATGTCAATCAGATGTCTTCAAAAGGTCAAGTCATGCATATTGCCCCCTCTTCCTACTCTTTCAAAG GTCGTTAGTGCAGATATCCAACAAAAATTGCTTTATCAGTTGGATGCATTGTTGCAGCAGTCAGGATGCAAGGTCCATGCAATCCAAGCTTGGGGATGGCTAATCAGACTCCTGGGATTTTATACGATAAAACACAGGCGTCTACTTAACCAGCTACTCAAGGTTCCTGAGAAAACATTTTCTGATAATGATCCACAGGTTCAAATTGCTTCACAG GTTGCTTGGGAAGCTTTGATTGATGTATTTGTGCAATTTCATTTGCCAATGATACAAGAGCAAACTGGTAAATTTGATGATGATCTACAAGAGAAAGGGGTATCACTCAAACTTTCTCATCAACTTACTGATCCTCGGGGAGGGAAACATTCATCAACTGAAGGGTCAACTAGCGATTGTCAAAGTCAATTTTCAAGGTTTCAGAAGATCATAAAGCTCCTAATGAAACCCTTAGTTGGAATTATGTCAAGTAGGTGCAGCATAACTGTTCATTTATCATGTCTAAAAACATGGTGCTACTTGTTACATAAACTTGTTCTTTTAGTGAACTGTGCCTCCCTTATCCCGCTAGTGCTGGAGCCGATGCTTCTTGTAGTCTTCCAGAAGGGACCCGATAACAAAAGCTATTGCATATGGAAGTCATGCATAGATCTGTTTGATGACTTTATCTCGTCCAAGGTAAAGGTCcataatgatgaaaatgttgGAGTTGATTTAACCCCGGTTAACATCACCTCTGGTGATGCAAACATGTGGAAGAATTATTCAATCAAATGGATGTCTTGGGATCTGAAGATGTTAAATTTCAACCTGAGAATGATTCAGTCCATTGTACCAAGTGTTTTGAAACAGAATACATCATCTGAAGTTGCAAAAATGGCTTCAGCAGCTGTTCTACAGCTTTTCTGTTCTGTACTTAAGGGAGTAAAGATTGAGTTCCAGCAGCTCTCACAGCCATTCAGCTCCATCCTTCTGTCACTGAATATGATTTTAACGTTCATAAAGGATTGGTACGAGGATGTCACAGGGAAATTTGCAAATTGTTTCCACCAGGAATTGCATTATGCTACACTCCAGTTGTTGCAAACTGCAATAGAGGAATTGCCAGATTCAATATTGTCCTCTCCTCTATATGAATTTCGTTTAGACATCAAGATGATTAACAACTTGTGGTCTGCTGATGTAATTCAAAATGTGAGAGGCCATTTAAGTGGTATCAGCATGATGCTATGCATGGATGCTGTTTCTCCGATTTCATTTTGTGTCCTGCTTTATCTCATTGTTGGTGCTACCTATAGTTCAAGCATTACAGGCGAGATACTGTTTACTAAGATGGAAAAGTTTTCACAGATTGCATTCTCTGTAGTCGATCCTATACAAAATTTGCATGCTGTTGTTGAAATGCAATatatttacatgttcaaatCCGTAACTAATGGATTATACTGGCTAAAGGTCTGGAAGGTATTTGCAAAGTCTCTGAAGGAACGGTTTGATAAAGTAATCTCCTCCCCCTTTGTGATAACAGAAACTCATTTGCATCTACTGGTGTATTACTTATGCTTCCCTTTGGAGATGTCTTCTTCAACATGTTTATTGATGACGgcagatgatgatgaaagcACTGGCAAACATGTGTTCACGAGTGAAAACAAGCATGAACTTGAGCTTATTATGGACACATGGAAATCCCTTTACGATTCTGTGAATCATGTCATAAAGGACAGGTGCACCAAGATTCACTTTTCTGAAGGTTTGTGTCAGAGATTGCTTGCCATTGTTAATGGAAGAGATAAAATGAATGCTGTACTTCAGAGTTTCACTTTCCTTTGGTTCTATGGCGAGATGGCTATTCATGTGCTGAACCAGGTCCGGATGCCTGGGGCTCTGAGCCAACAGCGCAGACAGCAAAAGGGGGATAAACGGAATTCTTTAGAATTTGTTGCAAG ATTTCTTCAGTTTTCTCTGACATTTGTCGAGACAATTCAAAGGGTTGATTGTTCCACAGTTTCCAG GGTTTGTACTGCTGTATGTAATCTTCTGATCCATCTTGAGACAAAAGATGATATTCTTTTGTTCATGGAG GTCTTTTCTGAGGCATTAGTTCAATCACTATCTTCTTTCAGTATGCTGTCAACAAACGCTCAGGTTCAAAGCCTTGCATCACAGATAGAGAACATGTGGATCCAGCTGCTAGATTGCATGGAGAGGAGTCACCCCCCTCTTATTTACGACTCTTCCCTTCTGCACTTGCAAGCACCTCTGCTGTTCGCTGGCCTTGATCATTCTCATGCTACCATTGCCAATGCCACCATTTCATTTTGGAACAGAACGTATGCTAAAGGAATTTCACTTTCTTATCCTAGCTGTTTGCTTCCGGTACTAGATAAGCTTTCTCGTGGTGGAAAGCTGCATCTCCGAAAGATCCCTGATGAGTTTGAAGCTGCTGAAACCTCGAGTGGACCTAAGTGGTTGACAGTGACTGCGACACAGAAGAAGAATTCTAAGAGAGTGTCattcatgaaagatgataagaaCGTGGAGTTCGTCAAGGTCCCTGCTTTGGgcttgaagagaaagaagatggaACTGACTGAACACCAGAGGGAGGTGAAGAGGCTGCAGCAAGGAAGAGGTAGGGATTGCATGGGTCATGGTCCTGGGTTAAAAACTTACACAAGCATGGACTTCAGCCAAGGGAACGAGCACTCACAAGACACAGAGGAACCTCTAGATGCAGATGCGATCTTAAAGAAACTCAGAATGGGAAGTTAG